The nucleotide window TCAAAAAGGATTACAAGGAGAAAGGAGTACGTGTGGTGCCACATGCCATCGCCCGCTATGGCTCTTTCGTTGCCTCGGGCGTGATCATGATGCCCAGCTATGTCAACATAGGCGCCTATGTGGATAGCGGTACCATGGTGGATACCTGGGCCACCGTAGGTAGTTGTGCGCAGATCGGTAAGAATGTCCACCTCAGTGGCGGTGTGGGTATCGGTGGTGTATTGGAACCGGTACAGGCCAGTCCGGTGATCATCGAGGATGATTGCTTCATCGGCTCTCGCTGTATCGTGGTAGAAGGAGTGCATGTCAAGAAAGAGGCCGTACTCGGTGCCGGAGTCGTACTCACCCAGAGCACCAAGATCATCGATGTGTCCGGTGATGAAGAGAAAGTCTATGTGGGCGAAGTTCCCGAGCGGGCCGTGGTCATTCCCGGTACACGCATCAAGGCCTTTCCGGCCGGTGATTATGGCGTACCTGTGGCCTTGATCATTGGAGAACGCAAGGCCAGCACCGATAAGAAGACCTCTCTCAACGAGGTGCTGCGAGAGCATAACGTAGCCGTTTAAGATGAAAGAACAGTTGGACAAGGCACTGGACATCCTACGGTCCGGAGGGGTCATCCTGCACCGACCTGACACCATTTGGGGACTCAGCTGCGATGCCACTTCTCCCGAGGCGGTGCAGAAGATAGATGCCATCAAGGCACGCGAAACAGGCAAGTCCTACATCATCCTCGTGGATAGTGATGCCATGATGGAGCG belongs to Flavobacteriales bacterium and includes:
- a CDS encoding 2,3,4,5-tetrahydropyridine-2,6-dicarboxylate N-succinyltransferase, which translates into the protein MKETIEKAWEDRSLLQESETQSAIREVIARLDAGETRVAEPSSDGWKVNEWIKKAVLLYFPIQVMETIEVGPFEFHDKIALKKDYKEKGVRVVPHAIARYGSFVASGVIMMPSYVNIGAYVDSGTMVDTWATVGSCAQIGKNVHLSGGVGIGGVLEPVQASPVIIEDDCFIGSRCIVVEGVHVKKEAVLGAGVVLTQSTKIIDVSGDEEKVYVGEVPERAVVIPGTRIKAFPAGDYGVPVALIIGERKASTDKKTSLNEVLREHNVAV